The Novosphingobium terrae genome segment AACAGCGCGCCGATCGTGCCGGGCATATAGACCATCGGGCGGTTGAAGGTCGGCGGGTTGTAGGGGCCGCCCAGCGCCATCTTATTGTCATCCACCAGCTTGCGGCAGAAGGCTTCATGTTCCGGCGTGATCTTCGAAAGGCCATCCGATGTCAGCGACATTTGCGCCAGCGGCCCCGGGGCCACCGGGAAAGGCTGGGTGGGAGAGGTCACCTCACCCGGCACATCGCTCTTGGGCACGGGCCTTTCCTCGACGCCGTAAATCGGCTTGCCCGTCACGCGGTCGAGAATGAACAGCATCTGGTTTTTCGAAAGGATGCCCACCGCCGGGATCAGTTTGCCACCCTTCCTCACATCGAAGAGCGTGGGCGGAGTTTCGGCATCATTGTCCCAGATGTCGTGATGCACGATCTGGAAATGCCAGAGGTAACGCCCCGTCGCCGCCTCCACCGCAACGACCGAGGTGCTGTAGAGATTGTTGCCGGGCCTATCGACGCCCACCCGGTCGTCGGCAGGCGCGCCAAAGGGCAGATAGACGATGCCGCGCCTGGCATCGACGCTCATCATGCCCCAGACGTTCACGCCAGAGCGGTTGTTGCCGCTGTCGCCCGCCCATGTGCCGGTGTTGGGCTCGCCCTGATGCGGCACGGAGTGGAAAGTCCAGACCAGCTTTCCGGTCCTCACATCCCAGGCGCGCACATCGCCCACCGCGCCGCCGATGGCCTCACCCACCGCCGCGCCGGTGATGACCAGATTCCCCCAGACCTGCGGCGGCGAGGTCATGGAATAGGGCTTTGTCATCCCCGTAACCATCACCTCGGGCGTCTTGAGGTTGATCGAGCCATTCTCACCAAAGCCCGCGCTGGGCTGGCCATCGGCAAGGTTGAAGGAATAGAGCCGCCCATCGGTGGCACCGAACAACAGCGCGGCGCCCTTGCCGTTTTCACCGGGCCAGTAATCCATGCCGCGCCTCGCAGGCTGCGCGCCCTTGGGCAGATCATGGGCCCAGATTTTCTCGCCGGTGGCAGCGTTCAGCGCCACAAGCTGGTTGTAGGGCGTGGCGACATACATCACCCCATCGATTACCAGCGGCGCGGTTTCCGAAGCGCTGAAGCGTCCATTGCCAAAGAAATTGGGGAAGCGGCGGGGGGCGCCCGCTGGCGCTCCGGCGGGAGGGCCGGCCTGCTCGGCGGCGGCCTGCGCTTTGTCAGCGGCACTGGGTCCGGCGACGGGCGCGGCGGCATTGGGCTTCATATGGAAGACCCACGCCTGCTGCAGATGCGCGACATTGGCGGGGGTGATTTCGCTGGCGGTGGAGAAGCGCGTCGCCGCACCGTCGCCATTGGGGCGCTGCCAGTCCGCATCCGGAGCGGCCATCCCGGCGGTTGCTACCGCCATCAGCATCGCGCTGACACCGCTTCGCAAGATCAGTTTCATCCTCTCGCCCTTCGTTTTGTTTTGAAAATCAGCCCTCTGCGGGCAGGCGATGCACATCGCCGATGATAAACAGGTAAGATGCCACCCCCAGCAGGGCCACGGTGCCAATATAGGCCAGTGCCCCGTGAAAAGACCCGCTGGCCTGCACCACAAAGCCGATCACCATCGGCGTGACGATCCCGGCGATGTTGGTGCAAAGGTTGAACAGCCCGCTGGTGAGACCGATCTCGCCCTCGGGCGCGACGTCGGAAATCAGCGTCCAGCCCAGATTGCAGATGCCCTGCCCGAAGGCCGCCACGGACATCACCGCGATCAGCACATTGTTGTCGCGGATAAAACCCAGCGACAGAATGGTAGAGATCAGCAGCAGCCCCGCCACCACCGGCCCCTTGCGCCCGATGCTGGCCGATCCGGTGCGGCGCACCAGCCAGTCTGACACCAACCCGCCCGACAGCACCCCCGCCGAGGCCGCCACATAGGGCAGCGCCACGTAAAAGCCCGATTTGATGAAGTCGAGATGCCGCTCGGTGGAGAGATAGGTCGGGAACCAGGTGATGAGGAAGACCAGCGCCGAATTGCTGCAGAACTGCCCCAGCGAAGCGCCCAGAATTTGCCGCTTGCCCAGCAGGCGCAGCATCCGGCCCCATGAGAAAGGCGGCGCGGGCTTGGCATTCAGGCCGCCGCCCGCCGCGATATGCGCGAGTTCAGCCTGATTGACCCGGGTGCTATTCAAAGGATCGCGATAAACGCCATACCACGCCAGCCCAAAGGCAATCCCGATGCCGCCCACCAGCAAAAACAGGCTGCGCCAGCCCCAGTTGCCCACGATCCAGAACAGCAGCGGGCTGAGAAACGCCAGCCCGAAATACTGCCCGATGGAATAGACGCCCGTCGCCCGTGCCCGCTCGCCCTGCGGGAACCATGAGGCCAGAATGCGGCTGTTGCAGGGATAGCAGGGCGCCTCGGCCAGACCGAGGCCGAAGCGCAGCCCGATCAGCGTGCCGATGCTGCCCGCAAAGCCATGCAGCAGCGTAAACGCCGACCACAGGGTGAGCGAGCAGGCATAGGTGATCCGCGTGCCCAGCCTGTCGAGCAGCAATCCGCCCGGGATCTGCGCCGCCGCATAGGTCCATGAAAAGGCGGAAAAGATGATGCCCAGCATGGCGGGGGAGAGATGCAGCTCGCCGCTCATCGGCTTGGCCGCCACGCTCATCACGCTGCGGTCGAGGTAGTTGAGCACCGTGGCCGCCGTCACCAGCGCCAGCACCGCCAGACGCGCCCGCGTCGGCCTCTGCCGCAAGGCCTGATCCGACACGGGCATCGGGCCGTTCACCGCCCTGCCCGTGCGCGCATGATATGGCGCACGCCCAGCCCATAGACATCGATGCCAAGCCCGCTGATCATCCCCGTCACGCCCTGCGTGAGGATCGATTTGGAGCGCCACTCGGCCTCGCGGTTGTGGATGTTGGTGATGTGCACCTCCACGATCGGGCAGTCGCACATTTTCAGCGCATCCAGCACCGGATAGCCCGCATAGCAAAAGGCGGCCGGATTGATGACGATGCCCGCCGCGCCCACGCGCGCGTCATGGATGAAATGCACCATCTCATGTTCGGCATCGGTCTGGCGGAAGAGGATTTCGAACCCGGCGGCCTCGGCGATGGCGCGGCATTCCTGCTCGACATCGGCCAGCGTAGCGGTGCCATAAAGTTCGGGCTGACGAACGCCGAGCAGCCCGAGGTTGGGGCCGTTCAGAACGTGGATTACCTTGGTCATTCTGCTTGTGTCCGATCAAATCTGTTATCAGGCCCCTTGATGCGCCGCGAGCCAGGCGATGATCCTGTCGCGATCCTCCTCGGAGGTAATTTGCGCACCAAGGCCGATCATCTTGTCGACGGTGGTCGCCCAGTCGGCGGCGCTTTTATGCTTGGCCCTCACCTGAGCGATGGGGTGGCAGGTGCTGCAGGTGGTTTCGACAAACTGGCCATCGGCATCGCCCGCAGCTGACGCCTGAGGCGAAGCGGCCGGAGCAGGCACCGATGGCTGGGCATGCAGCAGCGCCGAGGAACTCGCCGCCACCATGGCCAGACATGCCGCCCATCTGAGAAATTTCGCGCCCATATCATCCTCTTTCGCGCCGCCATCCGGCTGCGCGGCATCCGGCTTCATGCCTGTTTTGCCGCGATTCCCTGTATCCTGCCTCACCGCATCTTGTCCGGCAAGATGGATTTTCAGAAATCTCGTGATCGCCCTGATCCGCCAGAATACCGTGGCAAACCGGCCACATTTTGAGATTCATCCGCAACAGAGTGGCAATGATGTTGACATTATCCGCTCGAATCGCAATTCTGGTCAGACAAGAACAAATACATATGGAGAGGACAATGCCGGCACGCCGTGCGTTTTGGCTCGCGTCTGCAAGCGCAGCGATTTTCATCACCCCTGCCATCGCCATGGCTCAATCCGCCCCGGCGGATCAGGCAGCGACGGGCGCCCCCACCACACAGGGCGACAAGGACATCATCGTCACCGGTTCCAGCCTGAAGGGCGTGGCCCCGGTCGGCTCGGCGCTGACCACGCTGGGCCATGCCCAGATCGAGAACACCGCCGCGCAATCGGTGCAGCAAATTCTGAAATCCGTGCCCGCCGTCA includes the following:
- a CDS encoding outer membrane protein assembly factor BamB family protein; amino-acid sequence: MKLILRSGVSAMLMAVATAGMAAPDADWQRPNGDGAATRFSTASEITPANVAHLQQAWVFHMKPNAAAPVAGPSAADKAQAAAEQAGPPAGAPAGAPRRFPNFFGNGRFSASETAPLVIDGVMYVATPYNQLVALNAATGEKIWAHDLPKGAQPARRGMDYWPGENGKGAALLFGATDGRLYSFNLADGQPSAGFGENGSINLKTPEVMVTGMTKPYSMTSPPQVWGNLVITGAAVGEAIGGAVGDVRAWDVRTGKLVWTFHSVPHQGEPNTGTWAGDSGNNRSGVNVWGMMSVDARRGIVYLPFGAPADDRVGVDRPGNNLYSTSVVAVEAATGRYLWHFQIVHHDIWDNDAETPPTLFDVRKGGKLIPAVGILSKNQMLFILDRVTGKPIYGVEERPVPKSDVPGEVTSPTQPFPVAPGPLAQMSLTSDGLSKITPEHEAFCRKLVDDNKMALGGPYNPPTFNRPMVYMPGTIGALFGGSFDPVRGLYLINISPLGQIQEIVPNGSGGYANQGELNGRFWDPSNRMLCQSGSWGDLVAVDVNTGKVAWRSRLGVTDSLPADKQLTGRPSAGGPTSTAGGVTFIGGTDDARFRAFDTRTGKELWSEKLPAAAHAAPVSYSVKGKQYVAIVATGGSFLGTPVTSDSLIVYSLK
- a CDS encoding MFS transporter is translated as MPVSDQALRQRPTRARLAVLALVTAATVLNYLDRSVMSVAAKPMSGELHLSPAMLGIIFSAFSWTYAAAQIPGGLLLDRLGTRITYACSLTLWSAFTLLHGFAGSIGTLIGLRFGLGLAEAPCYPCNSRILASWFPQGERARATGVYSIGQYFGLAFLSPLLFWIVGNWGWRSLFLLVGGIGIAFGLAWYGVYRDPLNSTRVNQAELAHIAAGGGLNAKPAPPFSWGRMLRLLGKRQILGASLGQFCSNSALVFLITWFPTYLSTERHLDFIKSGFYVALPYVAASAGVLSGGLVSDWLVRRTGSASIGRKGPVVAGLLLISTILSLGFIRDNNVLIAVMSVAAFGQGICNLGWTLISDVAPEGEIGLTSGLFNLCTNIAGIVTPMVIGFVVQASGSFHGALAYIGTVALLGVASYLFIIGDVHRLPAEG
- a CDS encoding type II 3-dehydroquinate dehydratase codes for the protein MTKVIHVLNGPNLGLLGVRQPELYGTATLADVEQECRAIAEAAGFEILFRQTDAEHEMVHFIHDARVGAAGIVINPAAFCYAGYPVLDALKMCDCPIVEVHITNIHNREAEWRSKSILTQGVTGMISGLGIDVYGLGVRHIMRARAGR